A stretch of Dyella sp. BiH032 DNA encodes these proteins:
- a CDS encoding glutathione S-transferase N-terminal domain-containing protein, with protein sequence MIDLYFAATPNGLKARLFLEEAGLAYRIVPVSLSKGEQFKPEFLAISPNNKIPAIVDHAPADGGAPLALFESGAILLYLAEKTGRLIPADVRGRTEVTQWLFWQMAGLGPMAGQIGHFNVYAPEKVPYAIERYTREVRRLYGVLDRRLEGREFIAGAFSIADIACYPWIVPHEAHGQDLAEFPQLSRWFQAMAARPATLRTYEGVENAYAPKQALTEQERQVLFGQGKSPTTA encoded by the coding sequence ATGATCGACCTGTATTTCGCCGCCACGCCGAATGGCCTGAAAGCCCGCCTGTTCCTCGAAGAAGCCGGCCTGGCGTATCGCATCGTTCCCGTAAGCCTGAGCAAGGGCGAGCAATTCAAGCCCGAGTTCCTGGCCATCTCCCCCAACAACAAGATCCCGGCGATCGTGGACCACGCGCCCGCCGACGGCGGCGCGCCGCTGGCGCTGTTCGAATCCGGTGCGATCCTGCTGTACCTGGCCGAGAAGACCGGCCGCCTGATTCCCGCCGACGTCCGCGGCCGCACCGAGGTCACCCAGTGGCTGTTCTGGCAGATGGCCGGACTCGGGCCGATGGCCGGGCAGATCGGGCACTTCAACGTGTACGCGCCGGAGAAGGTGCCTTACGCGATCGAGCGCTACACCCGCGAGGTCCGGCGCCTGTACGGCGTGCTGGACCGCCGCCTGGAAGGCCGCGAGTTCATCGCCGGCGCGTTCTCCATCGCCGACATCGCCTGCTATCCGTGGATCGTGCCGCATGAAGCGCACGGACAGGACCTGGCGGAATTTCCGCAGTTGTCGCGCTGGTTCCAGGCGATGGCCGCACGCCCCGCCACCTTGCGCACCTACGAAGGCGTGGAAAACGCCTACGCACCGAAGCAGGCGCTGACCGAGCAGGAGCGGCAGGTGCTGTTCGGCCAGGGCAAGTCGCCTACGACCGCCTGA
- a CDS encoding cupin domain-containing protein: MKTCALALFALALGIATPASQAAEEHSLLSAPLTQAPGRLLTALTVTFAPGQQSRPHHHEADAYVYMLSGRVRSQVEGEPAKEYGPGESWFEPAGAHHLGTANVSATEPATFLVVFVAKPGARLSVPDQPSATPARTQSR, translated from the coding sequence ATGAAGACATGCGCACTCGCACTTTTCGCCCTCGCGCTCGGCATCGCCACACCGGCATCGCAGGCCGCCGAGGAACATTCCTTGCTGTCCGCCCCGCTGACGCAGGCACCGGGGCGCCTGCTCACGGCGCTGACCGTGACCTTCGCGCCGGGCCAGCAGTCGAGGCCGCACCACCATGAGGCCGACGCCTATGTCTACATGTTGTCCGGGCGGGTGCGCAGCCAGGTCGAAGGCGAGCCCGCGAAGGAATATGGCCCCGGCGAAAGCTGGTTCGAGCCGGCCGGGGCGCACCATCTGGGCACCGCGAACGTGAGCGCCACCGAGCCGGCGACGTTCCTGGTGGTGTTCGTCGCCAAGCCGGGGGCGCGGCTGAGCGTGCCGGATCAGCCTTCCGCGACGCCGGCGCGCACCCAGTCCAGGTAG
- a CDS encoding TlpA disulfide reductase family protein, which translates to MSRYVLWCCLLFVLSLSPAWAESGQQRAEAAGKSLIGKPAPRVTLKTIDGQTIDLGALYGKQAVYIKFWATWCVPCREQMPHLEKTFAEAGPDLAVIAVSVGFDETIEDVRKYREELGLKMPLVFDDGSLGEAFHLRVTPQHVVIGRDGRVLYIGHEANAALDAALLAARTTPGQVGATATGAKEEAHYDVGDRVPAFEAAMLDGTHLSLPQAGRPTALVFLSPWCESYLATSRPGLAQSCRAMREKVGALASSGAKVRWIGVASGLWANREELAKYRDEHRIGMPLTLDDSGALFRRFRVTHVPTVLLIDAQGRIASRVEEAGPKLEQAMRALSAR; encoded by the coding sequence ATGTCTCGTTATGTTCTCTGGTGTTGCCTGCTGTTCGTCCTGTCGCTGAGCCCGGCCTGGGCCGAATCCGGCCAGCAGCGCGCAGAAGCCGCCGGCAAGAGCTTGATCGGCAAGCCTGCGCCGCGCGTCACGCTGAAGACCATCGATGGCCAGACCATCGATCTGGGCGCGCTTTACGGCAAGCAGGCCGTCTACATCAAGTTCTGGGCCACCTGGTGCGTGCCGTGCCGCGAGCAGATGCCGCATCTGGAGAAGACGTTCGCCGAGGCCGGCCCGGACCTGGCCGTGATCGCGGTCAGTGTCGGCTTCGACGAAACCATCGAGGACGTCCGCAAGTACCGCGAGGAGCTGGGCCTGAAGATGCCGCTGGTGTTCGATGACGGTTCCCTGGGCGAGGCTTTCCATCTGCGCGTGACGCCGCAGCATGTGGTGATCGGGCGCGATGGGCGCGTTCTCTACATCGGGCACGAAGCGAATGCAGCGCTGGACGCCGCGCTGCTGGCGGCCCGCACCACGCCGGGCCAGGTCGGGGCCACCGCGACCGGCGCGAAAGAAGAGGCGCACTACGACGTCGGCGACCGCGTGCCCGCTTTCGAGGCCGCCATGCTGGATGGCACGCATCTCTCGCTGCCGCAGGCCGGCCGCCCGACGGCGCTGGTGTTCCTGTCGCCGTGGTGCGAGAGCTATCTGGCCACCAGTCGGCCGGGCCTGGCGCAGAGCTGCCGCGCGATGCGCGAAAAAGTCGGTGCCCTGGCGTCGTCCGGCGCCAAGGTGCGTTGGATCGGGGTGGCTTCGGGCCTGTGGGCCAATCGCGAAGAACTGGCCAAGTACCGCGACGAGCACCGCATCGGCATGCCGCTGACGCTGGACGATTCCGGCGCGCTGTTCCGTCGCTTCCGCGTGACGCACGTGCCTACCGTGCTGCTGATCGATGCGCAGGGTCGCATCGCCAGTCGCGTCGAGGAGGCCGGCCCGAAGCTCGAACAGGCGATGCGGGCTTTGTCGGCGCGCTGA
- a CDS encoding PLP-dependent aminotransferase family protein has translation MQHPFEFPIELPVKGSRQRLSALHGQLRAAILDGRLKAGLRLPATRELAQALQLSRNTVVAAYDLLLSEGYLVARRGAGNYVADLLERRGKAHAVAEPGGDRRLAPYWRQARPPVSTPPREFSHDFRVGSPDNRLFPFDTWRRLSARALRGLSKGPPMYRYPCGRPALREAIARHVSFARAVACDPDDVVVTSGAQQAFDLLARVLVVPGRTMVAVEDPGYPPLRAAFAAAGAKVAAVPVDEEGVVVERIPAEARVVYVTPSHQFPLGMSMSPRRRAQLLAFASARNAVVIEDDYDGEFRYGSRPLDALQTLDRNGSVCYVGTFSKCLFPALRLGYLVAPPWLMPALAMAKELADWHCDVPAQDTLAAFIAEGHLARHVRRMRKVYAERREALLGALARHGLPAWPSDAGLHLSARLPREVRTAPLIERAAAAGVRLEGLDGYTFGRGVPGGLVFGYGMIEASRIGEAVERVVRLLPR, from the coding sequence ATGCAACATCCCTTCGAATTTCCTATCGAGCTGCCGGTCAAGGGCTCCCGCCAGCGGCTGTCCGCGCTGCATGGCCAGCTGCGCGCGGCGATCCTGGACGGACGGCTGAAGGCTGGCCTGCGCCTGCCGGCGACCCGGGAGCTCGCACAGGCGTTGCAGCTCTCCCGCAATACCGTGGTGGCGGCCTACGACCTGTTGCTGAGTGAGGGTTACCTGGTGGCCCGCCGCGGCGCGGGCAACTACGTCGCCGATCTGCTCGAACGGCGCGGAAAGGCCCACGCGGTGGCCGAGCCCGGCGGTGACCGGCGCCTGGCGCCGTACTGGCGCCAGGCGCGTCCGCCGGTGTCCACGCCGCCGCGCGAGTTCAGCCATGACTTTCGCGTCGGCAGTCCGGACAACCGGCTGTTTCCCTTCGACACGTGGCGCCGCTTGTCGGCGCGGGCGCTGCGCGGACTGTCCAAAGGGCCGCCGATGTATCGCTACCCGTGCGGCCGGCCGGCCTTGCGCGAGGCGATCGCGCGGCACGTGTCGTTTGCCCGCGCGGTGGCCTGCGATCCGGACGACGTGGTGGTGACCAGCGGCGCGCAGCAGGCGTTCGATCTGCTGGCGCGCGTGCTGGTGGTGCCGGGCCGGACCATGGTCGCGGTAGAGGACCCGGGCTATCCGCCGCTGCGCGCCGCGTTCGCGGCGGCCGGCGCGAAAGTGGCAGCGGTGCCGGTGGATGAAGAAGGCGTCGTCGTCGAACGCATCCCGGCGGAGGCGCGCGTGGTGTATGTGACGCCGTCGCATCAGTTCCCGCTGGGCATGTCGATGTCGCCGCGTCGCCGCGCGCAATTGCTGGCGTTCGCATCCGCGCGAAACGCGGTGGTGATCGAGGACGACTACGACGGCGAATTCCGCTATGGCAGCCGCCCTCTGGATGCCCTGCAGACGCTCGATCGCAACGGTTCGGTCTGCTACGTGGGTACCTTCTCCAAATGCCTGTTCCCGGCCCTGCGTCTGGGTTACCTGGTGGCGCCGCCGTGGTTGATGCCGGCATTGGCGATGGCCAAGGAGCTGGCCGACTGGCACTGCGACGTGCCGGCGCAGGACACGCTGGCCGCGTTCATCGCCGAAGGCCATCTCGCGCGTCACGTGCGCAGGATGCGCAAGGTCTATGCGGAGCGGCGCGAGGCCTTGCTCGGCGCGCTGGCGCGCCATGGCCTGCCGGCGTGGCCGTCGGATGCCGGCCTGCACCTGTCGGCGCGGCTGCCGCGCGAGGTCCGCACCGCACCGCTGATCGAGCGTGCCGCTGCCGCGGGCGTGCGCCTGGAAGGATTGGACGGCTATACGTTCGGCCGCGGCGTGCCGGGCGGCCTGGTGTTCGGCTACGGGATGATCGAGGCCAGCCGCATCGGCGAAGCGGTGGAGCGCGTGGTGCGGTTGCTGCCGCGCTGA
- the cutA gene encoding divalent-cation tolerance protein CutA gives MTDPVLLCYCTCPDAASAARLAETLVGERLAACVNRLPGVASTYRWQGEVTTDSEELLLIKTTASRFEALKARLLVLHPYELPELIAIPVEHGHSAYLDWVRAGVAEG, from the coding sequence ATGACCGACCCCGTCCTGCTCTGCTACTGCACTTGCCCCGATGCGGCCAGCGCCGCGCGGCTGGCCGAAACCCTGGTGGGAGAACGGCTTGCGGCCTGCGTGAACCGCCTGCCGGGGGTGGCCTCGACCTACCGCTGGCAAGGCGAGGTCACCACCGACAGCGAGGAATTGCTCCTCATCAAGACCACGGCCTCCCGCTTCGAAGCGCTCAAGGCGCGCCTGCTGGTTCTGCATCCCTACGAACTGCCGGAACTGATCGCCATCCCGGTGGAACACGGCCACTCTGCCTACCTGGACTGGGTGCGCGCCGGCGTCGCGGAAGGCTGA
- a CDS encoding DMT family transporter: protein MKKSDLAALLLLGALWGASFLFMRMGADQFGPMALAGMRAIGAALCSLPLLVSRERRATMRRHAKDIAVVGMANSALPFALFSFAAGSLPAGVSAISDAIAPLLVALSGWLWLGEKLDATRASGLLVGFTGVVWLVAGSVGFGGSTSGAGWAMAACVGANVCYTFGAHYSQRRLRGVAPLAVATGSQLASAVVLLPFTVWLWPAKMPGAQAWLAMFGLAAACTSLAYVLFYRLMARIGSARTLAVLYLIPVFGVLWGLLFLREPVTWAMAGGCVVILAGVALTTGMVRPRNPAPATAVPTPTPTPEQA, encoded by the coding sequence ATGAAGAAGTCCGACCTCGCTGCTCTGCTCCTGCTTGGTGCCCTGTGGGGCGCATCGTTCCTGTTCATGCGCATGGGCGCGGACCAATTCGGCCCCATGGCCCTGGCCGGCATGCGGGCAATCGGCGCGGCACTGTGTTCGCTGCCGCTGCTGGTCTCGCGCGAACGGCGCGCCACCATGCGGCGGCACGCCAAGGACATCGCGGTGGTGGGCATGGCCAACTCCGCCTTGCCGTTCGCCTTGTTCTCGTTTGCCGCCGGCAGCCTGCCGGCCGGCGTCTCGGCCATTTCCGACGCGATCGCGCCGCTGCTGGTCGCGCTCTCCGGCTGGCTGTGGCTGGGCGAGAAACTCGATGCCACCCGCGCGAGCGGCCTGCTGGTGGGCTTCACCGGCGTGGTGTGGCTGGTCGCCGGCAGCGTGGGCTTTGGCGGCTCGACAAGCGGCGCCGGCTGGGCCATGGCCGCCTGCGTGGGCGCCAATGTCTGCTACACCTTTGGCGCACACTACAGCCAGCGCCGGCTGCGCGGCGTGGCGCCGCTGGCGGTGGCGACGGGCAGCCAGCTGGCATCGGCGGTGGTGCTGCTGCCGTTCACCGTCTGGCTGTGGCCGGCGAAGATGCCCGGCGCGCAGGCCTGGCTGGCGATGTTCGGCCTGGCCGCGGCATGTACCTCGCTCGCCTACGTGCTGTTCTACCGGCTGATGGCGCGCATCGGTTCCGCGCGGACGCTGGCGGTGCTGTACCTGATTCCGGTCTTCGGCGTGCTGTGGGGACTGCTGTTCCTGCGCGAGCCGGTGACCTGGGCGATGGCTGGCGGCTGCGTGGTGATCCTCGCCGGCGTCGCCTTGACCACCGGCATGGTCCGTCCGCGCAACCCCGCGCCGGCAACGGCCGTGCCCACGCCCACGCCCACGCCGGAACAAGCCTGA
- the groES gene encoding co-chaperone GroES → MSKLRPLHDRVIVKRLEEERVSAGGIVIPDSATEKPTRGKVIAAGAGRILEDGKVRPMSVKEGDVVLFGKYAGQEIKIDGEELVFLKEDDIVAVIEG, encoded by the coding sequence ATGAGCAAACTGCGTCCGCTGCACGATCGCGTCATCGTCAAGCGCCTGGAGGAAGAGCGCGTTTCCGCTGGCGGCATCGTCATTCCCGACAGCGCCACCGAGAAGCCGACCCGCGGCAAGGTCATCGCCGCCGGTGCCGGCCGCATCCTGGAAGACGGCAAGGTCCGTCCGATGTCGGTGAAGGAAGGCGACGTGGTCCTGTTCGGCAAGTACGCCGGCCAGGAAATCAAGATCGACGGCGAAGAGCTGGTCTTCCTGAAGGAAGACGACATCGTCGCGGTGATCGAAGGCTGA